From the genome of Deinococcus sp. JMULE3, one region includes:
- a CDS encoding DMT family transporter has translation MSARARGALLLIVVTCLWGSTFAVVKTLGQLLPAADLIFWRFLIASVALLPLIAWTRRNAGRAPRTPDGWRSRSLWRDGLVLGAWLIAGYGTQTIALQSTSANRAAFFTALSVVLVPLWLVFAQRRRMPPTLWGALPLAVAGLALLSWEGGALVVGDVWALACAVTYAGFIVTLERMADRHAALPFTVAQVLSVTGLALVWMLLAGVPSLPPAAAWGPLLYLGVAATALTTLLQTIGQRSVSAAEASLIYALEPVTATAFSFVLIGEQVGLRGALGGALVVVATVLSQRADAPHAETPSVQVE, from the coding sequence ATGTCGGCCCGTGCGCGTGGCGCCCTCCTGTTGATCGTGGTGACCTGCCTGTGGGGCAGCACCTTCGCGGTGGTCAAGACGCTGGGGCAGCTGCTCCCGGCGGCGGACCTGATCTTCTGGCGGTTCCTGATCGCCTCTGTGGCCCTGCTGCCGCTGATCGCCTGGACGCGCCGCAACGCGGGCCGCGCCCCCCGCACCCCGGACGGCTGGCGGAGCCGCAGCCTGTGGCGGGACGGGCTGGTGCTGGGCGCGTGGCTGATCGCCGGGTACGGCACGCAGACGATCGCGCTGCAGTCCACGAGCGCGAACCGCGCGGCGTTCTTCACGGCCCTGAGTGTCGTGCTGGTGCCGCTGTGGCTGGTCTTCGCGCAGCGGCGGCGCATGCCGCCCACGCTGTGGGGGGCGCTGCCGCTGGCCGTGGCGGGCCTGGCCCTGCTGTCCTGGGAGGGCGGGGCGCTGGTCGTCGGGGACGTGTGGGCGCTGGCGTGCGCGGTGACGTACGCGGGCTTCATCGTGACCCTGGAACGCATGGCGGACCGGCACGCGGCGCTGCCGTTCACGGTCGCGCAGGTCCTCAGCGTGACGGGACTGGCACTCGTGTGGATGCTGCTCGCGGGCGTCCCGTCGCTGCCTCCGGCGGCCGCGTGGGGACCGCTGCTGTACCTCGGGGTGGCCGCCACGGCCCTGACCACCCTGCTGCAGACGATCGGGCAGCGCAGCGTGAGCGCCGCCGAGGCCAGCCTGATCTACGCGCTGGAACCCGTGACGGCCACCGCGTTCAGTTTCGTCCTGATCGGCGAGCAGGTGGGCCTGCGCGGCGCGCTGGGCGGGGCGCTGGTGGTCGTGGCGACGGTGCTCAGCCAGCGGGCGGACGCCCCACACGCGGAAACGCCGTCTGTGCAGGTGGAGTGA
- a CDS encoding response regulator transcription factor, which translates to MIRVLLVDDHALFRQGLRSLLESEGMRVIGEAANGREAIRYAADTHPDVILMDIQMPDLDGVKATQSILEIDPNARVIMITMYRQDRYVFEAVKAGARGYVLKDADAATLLDVIRRVAAGEALLDPEMAQNVLDDFRDKREELPSEKHADLNERETMILKLLAQGFSNQDIALRLDISEKTVRNRLSEIFTKLQLNNRTQAALYAIREGIANLE; encoded by the coding sequence ATGATCCGCGTCTTGCTCGTCGATGACCACGCGCTGTTCCGTCAGGGGCTGCGCAGCCTGCTGGAGTCCGAGGGAATGCGCGTGATCGGCGAGGCCGCCAATGGCCGCGAGGCGATCCGGTACGCCGCGGACACGCACCCGGACGTGATCCTGATGGATATCCAGATGCCGGACCTGGACGGTGTGAAGGCCACGCAGAGCATCCTGGAGATCGATCCGAATGCCCGCGTGATCATGATCACGATGTACCGTCAGGACCGCTACGTGTTCGAGGCGGTGAAGGCCGGGGCGCGCGGGTACGTCCTGAAGGACGCGGACGCGGCGACGCTGCTGGACGTGATCCGCCGCGTGGCGGCCGGTGAGGCGCTGCTGGACCCGGAGATGGCGCAGAACGTGCTGGACGACTTCCGGGACAAGCGCGAGGAGCTGCCCAGCGAGAAGCACGCGGACCTGAACGAGCGCGAAACCATGATCCTGAAGCTGCTCGCGCAGGGGTTCTCGAATCAGGACATCGCGCTGCGGCTGGACATCAGCGAGAAGACCGTGCGCAACCGCCTGTCGGAGATCTTCACGAAGCTGCAGCTGAACAACCGCACGCAGGCGGCGCTGTACGCGATCCGCGAGGGCATCGCGAACCTTGAGTAA
- a CDS encoding serine hydrolase, with amino-acid sequence MTGGGGERLAAFQAQLTAAGFPGVVGLRVTDLTGTELVAWNADRVFPAASTIKVPLLVLALQEAQAGRLDLSGRVTMQPGDRVPGAGVLHDLDGGLALTWRDVLTLMIVVSDNTATNLVIGRLGVEALNAWLAAQGLTGTRLVGKLQLPPEQRNEAQRRGERNATTARDQTALLRALVAGEVLDGAHTALALDILGRQQYRDLIARHVPCGPDGERLYRSGTKSGELLGVHHDVGVLFTPRPLLVALLSEGGADPREHPENRDVSALAGALWSLLAALGEVPVSGGGHLTAR; translated from the coding sequence GTGACCGGTGGGGGAGGGGAGAGGCTGGCCGCTTTCCAGGCGCAGCTGACTGCCGCCGGATTTCCTGGGGTGGTGGGCCTGCGGGTCACGGACCTGACGGGCACCGAGTTGGTCGCCTGGAACGCGGATCGGGTGTTCCCGGCGGCGAGCACCATCAAGGTGCCGCTGCTGGTGCTCGCCCTACAGGAGGCGCAGGCGGGTCGGCTGGACCTGTCGGGGCGCGTGACCATGCAGCCTGGGGATCGCGTGCCGGGCGCGGGCGTCCTGCATGACCTGGACGGCGGACTGGCCCTGACGTGGCGGGACGTGCTGACCCTGATGATCGTCGTGAGTGACAACACGGCGACGAACCTCGTGATCGGGCGGCTGGGTGTGGAGGCCCTGAACGCGTGGCTGGCGGCGCAGGGCCTGACCGGGACGCGACTGGTCGGGAAGCTGCAACTGCCGCCCGAGCAGCGCAACGAGGCGCAGCGGCGCGGCGAGCGCAACGCGACGACCGCGCGCGATCAGACGGCCCTGCTGCGCGCCCTGGTCGCGGGGGAGGTGCTGGACGGGGCGCACACGGCGCTGGCGCTGGACATCCTGGGGCGGCAGCAGTACCGCGACCTGATCGCCCGGCACGTGCCCTGCGGTCCGGACGGTGAGCGGCTGTACCGCAGCGGCACCAAGAGCGGCGAGTTGCTGGGCGTGCACCATGACGTCGGGGTGCTGTTCACGCCCCGCCCGCTGCTGGTGGCGCTGCTGTCGGAGGGGGGTGCGGACCCGCGTGAGCATCCGGAGAACCGGGACGTGTCGGCGCTGGCCGGGGCGCTGTGGTCGCTGCTGGCCGCGCTGGGTGAGGTTCCGGTGAGCGGTGGGGGACATTTAACCGCTCGGTAA
- a CDS encoding cytochrome c translates to MPWVAIVCAAIMWIILLFLFNKETAPEPVVVDPAVVATINKEWPTVGKTVYQGCAGCHGAEGQGGVGPALANNAKIVKDPVYVHTIITKGKGSMPAQSQLSETEVYAVANYVLNSWGNKLEEPLTPATVAEGQTKIDPAVLKNRSRFVPDHIKLPEIFLATFVMVLLTYGLIGLYSVWAEGLELHPGIHKVRSTPLATLGIITSLGLTVMFGVLFVRQMVTDFAGWAAAEPVAPNVTAEGFYAAMILLMLAASIALYKKYFMDGEVLVEDASGEFPW, encoded by the coding sequence ATGCCCTGGGTCGCGATCGTATGCGCGGCCATCATGTGGATCATCCTGCTGTTCCTGTTCAACAAGGAAACGGCACCGGAACCTGTGGTGGTGGACCCGGCGGTCGTGGCGACCATCAACAAGGAATGGCCGACGGTCGGCAAGACGGTCTATCAGGGCTGCGCCGGCTGTCACGGTGCCGAGGGGCAGGGCGGAGTAGGCCCGGCTCTGGCGAACAACGCCAAGATCGTCAAGGACCCCGTGTACGTCCACACGATCATCACGAAGGGCAAGGGCAGCATGCCCGCGCAGTCCCAGCTGTCCGAGACGGAAGTGTACGCCGTGGCGAACTACGTCCTGAACTCGTGGGGCAACAAGCTCGAGGAACCCCTGACCCCTGCCACCGTGGCCGAGGGACAGACGAAGATCGACCCGGCGGTCCTGAAGAACCGCAGCCGCTTCGTGCCGGATCACATCAAGCTGCCGGAGATCTTCCTGGCGACCTTCGTGATGGTGCTGCTCACCTACGGTCTGATCGGTCTGTACAGCGTGTGGGCTGAAGGTCTGGAACTGCACCCCGGCATTCACAAGGTGCGTTCGACGCCACTGGCGACCCTGGGGATCATCACGAGCCTGGGCCTGACCGTGATGTTCGGCGTGCTGTTCGTCCGGCAGATGGTTACGGACTTCGCGGGCTGGGCGGCGGCAGAGCCGGTTGCGCCCAATGTCACTGCCGAGGGCTTCTACGCCGCGATGATCCTGCTGATGCTGGCCGCCAGCATCGCGCTGTACAAGAAGTACTTCATGGACGGCGAGGTGCTCGTCGAGGACGCCAGCGGCGAGTTCCCCTGGTAA
- a CDS encoding ubiquinol-cytochrome c reductase iron-sulfur subunit yields MTRYKKQDPEITRRKFINVAMGTGAGVGVLSLVSALGSAKPAFRLTPEKAPPIKGDILVHAAADKEGQPIRVSELSEKGVSAWPMGKDKEGNPVIRKGEPNNQLAVYRFERDRYKVPEEGGHAHVVLELNGITADGVVAYSNKCTHAGCAVPNDPNDSTKLFCPCHSGQYDLLQGCKVIGGPPPRSMPQLPIKLENDQLVVTETFVTAPYGFLNEADWETYLEQVKEIIG; encoded by the coding sequence ATGACCCGTTACAAGAAGCAAGACCCTGAAATCACGCGCCGCAAGTTCATCAACGTGGCCATGGGCACCGGCGCGGGCGTCGGCGTGCTGAGCCTCGTGAGTGCGCTGGGCAGCGCCAAGCCCGCGTTCCGCCTGACCCCCGAGAAGGCCCCGCCCATCAAGGGCGACATCCTCGTGCACGCCGCCGCTGACAAGGAAGGCCAGCCGATCCGCGTGTCGGAACTCAGCGAGAAGGGCGTCTCCGCCTGGCCGATGGGCAAGGACAAGGAAGGCAACCCCGTCATCCGCAAGGGTGAGCCGAACAACCAGCTGGCTGTCTACCGCTTTGAACGGGACCGTTACAAGGTTCCCGAGGAGGGCGGCCACGCGCACGTCGTTCTGGAACTGAACGGCATCACCGCCGACGGGGTCGTGGCGTACTCGAACAAGTGCACCCACGCCGGTTGTGCTGTGCCGAACGACCCCAACGACTCCACCAAACTGTTCTGCCCCTGCCATTCCGGTCAGTACGACCTGCTGCAGGGCTGCAAGGTCATCGGCGGTCCGCCCCCGCGTTCCATGCCGCAGCTGCCCATCAAGCTGGAAAACGACCAGCTGGTGGTGACCGAAACGTTCGTGACGGCGCCCTACGGCTTCCTGAACGAGGCTGACTGGGAAACCTATCTGGAGCAGGTCAAGGAGATCATCGGATGA
- a CDS encoding cytochrome bc complex cytochrome b subunit: MNQWLDDRLHLSRLNDKFLRKAFPVHHSFFLGEITLFSLIVLIITGILLALAYEPSNSLVVNSFDPGTKADPNLVPAAYHSALKINAMPFGDMLRRIHHWMANIMVAAAVIHMMRIYFTGAFKKPREINWWIGMLLLIFASLTAVTGYILPYDNYAYNTVSVIYAITKSVPWVGDWLAQAAFAGRFPGDGIIPRIYGYHIMLLPGILLALTGAHMLIMIKQKHTQPQYAKRLAYKKIVGVPLMTQQTPIMLLLALLFTGLVVLFSAFIPVHPVEYYGPPSPDPISGIKPDWYLLWVFGALAIIPGFELEVLGGVISAEFVGAMLFPGIIVGAMFAVPMLDRSKDNMYYAENPTNHPVRLAAGVAFLAMMIVLSVAGYKIELIQGGLLTSANANTILWILTIGVPAVCYAATLGIVRMIRALREADERDALAHSHADD; this comes from the coding sequence ATGAACCAGTGGCTGGATGACCGTCTGCACCTCTCGCGCCTGAACGACAAGTTCCTGCGCAAGGCCTTCCCGGTGCATCACTCCTTCTTCCTGGGTGAGATCACGCTGTTCAGCCTGATCGTGCTGATCATCACCGGGATCCTGCTGGCCCTGGCCTACGAACCCAGCAACTCGCTGGTCGTGAACTCCTTCGACCCCGGCACGAAGGCGGACCCCAACCTGGTGCCTGCCGCGTACCACTCGGCGCTGAAGATCAACGCCATGCCCTTCGGGGACATGCTGCGCCGTATCCACCACTGGATGGCGAACATCATGGTCGCGGCCGCCGTGATTCACATGATGCGCATCTACTTCACGGGTGCATTCAAGAAGCCGCGCGAGATCAACTGGTGGATCGGCATGCTGCTGCTGATCTTCGCCTCGCTGACCGCCGTGACCGGCTACATCCTCCCGTACGACAACTACGCGTACAACACCGTCAGCGTGATCTACGCCATCACCAAGTCGGTCCCCTGGGTGGGCGACTGGCTGGCGCAGGCCGCCTTCGCGGGCCGCTTCCCCGGAGACGGCATCATCCCGCGTATCTACGGCTACCACATCATGCTGCTGCCCGGCATCCTGCTGGCCCTGACCGGCGCGCACATGCTGATCATGATCAAGCAGAAGCACACCCAGCCCCAGTACGCCAAGCGACTGGCGTACAAGAAGATCGTGGGCGTGCCGCTCATGACCCAGCAGACCCCCATCATGCTGCTGCTGGCCCTGCTGTTCACCGGTCTGGTCGTGCTGTTCAGCGCGTTCATCCCGGTCCACCCGGTCGAGTACTACGGTCCGCCCAGCCCTGATCCGATCAGCGGCATCAAGCCCGACTGGTACCTTCTGTGGGTCTTCGGTGCCCTGGCGATCATCCCCGGCTTCGAACTGGAAGTGCTGGGCGGCGTGATCAGCGCCGAGTTCGTGGGCGCCATGCTCTTCCCCGGCATCATCGTCGGTGCCATGTTCGCCGTGCCCATGCTGGACCGCAGCAAGGACAACATGTACTACGCCGAGAACCCCACCAACCACCCGGTGCGGCTGGCGGCAGGCGTGGCGTTCCTGGCGATGATGATCGTGCTGTCGGTCGCCGGGTACAAGATCGAACTGATCCAGGGTGGCCTGCTGACCAGCGCGAACGCCAACACCATCCTGTGGATCCTGACCATCGGCGTGCCTGCCGTCTGCTACGCCGCCACGCTGGGCATCGTGCGCATGATCCGCGCGCTGCGCGAGGCCGACGAACGCGACGCCCTGGCGCACAGCCACGCGGACGACTGA
- a CDS encoding DdrH, which produces MTNPYAEWFEQLRSEYGEQLRAMPLPDGLPEHLRNLIDQHDEDAIQFMIKLAWQFGAQVGYAAGSRQGDTPAANIPSTPRVQA; this is translated from the coding sequence ATGACGAACCCCTACGCCGAGTGGTTCGAGCAGCTCCGCAGCGAGTACGGGGAGCAGCTCCGCGCCATGCCGCTGCCCGACGGGCTGCCCGAGCACCTGCGCAACCTCATCGATCAGCACGACGAGGACGCCATCCAGTTCATGATCAAACTCGCGTGGCAGTTCGGCGCGCAGGTCGGCTACGCCGCAGGCAGCCGCCAGGGCGACACGCCGGCCGCGAACATCCCCAGCACGCCCCGCGTTCAGGCCTGA
- a CDS encoding iron-sulfur cluster assembly accessory protein translates to MTATTTPETSGGVPARDITISEFGAQKALGILANSGKENAGVRVFIKSGGCSGYQYGMAIDDRELEGDLIVMDRGVKLLVDRMSLPLLRGSEVDFVENMMGGGFTVHNPNATSACGCGSSFRTDGAQSPDGEGSGGCGSH, encoded by the coding sequence ATGACCGCGACCACCACCCCCGAAACCAGCGGCGGCGTGCCCGCCCGTGACATCACCATCAGCGAATTCGGCGCGCAGAAAGCCCTGGGCATCCTCGCCAACAGCGGCAAGGAGAACGCCGGCGTGCGCGTGTTCATCAAGAGCGGCGGCTGCAGCGGCTACCAGTACGGCATGGCCATCGACGACCGCGAACTCGAAGGCGACCTGATCGTCATGGACCGCGGCGTGAAGCTGCTGGTCGACCGCATGAGCCTGCCCCTGCTGCGCGGCAGCGAGGTGGACTTCGTCGAGAACATGATGGGCGGTGGATTCACCGTCCATAACCCCAATGCCACGTCCGCGTGCGGCTGTGGGTCCTCCTTCCGCACGGACGGCGCCCAGTCGCCCGACGGCGAGGGCTCCGGCGGCTGCGGCAGCCACTGA
- a CDS encoding peptide ABC transporter substrate-binding protein, whose translation MKKTLALTAFLLGAAMAGPANNSLVVGTSQEPPNIYDPWSTNNLAITSEINGYMGAGLTYQDDNGETKADIATRVPTLGNGDYKVVKDSKGDVIRNSVTYTIRKDAKWSDGTPIKVADFQFWLKLENDDRVPVPDRDPWDRAKITVNDADTFTITFEPPYLFADQVSPGMAPSHVMSAAWNAFDAKTKNEKDAKVINEEWKKFIASFTTARNLPKVVAGPFKPTAWRTGNSLTMTRNPVYWNQPKNPENYVQTVTYRFIPNTNTLKVNILSGQLDAVSAVGLTFDQGVDLSRNERSKYKTYFVPGAVWEHIDINARGQRAKDLDLDDPRMRQALLYAIDRDALTKALFQGKQAVSNSWIGPVSKLYKKDVNDYNLNVARAKQLFAALGWTPGSDGILQKAGKKLSLNFSTTSGNSTRERVQQILQAQWKAVGVQVNIQNYPASVIFGPDFLSKGESGKWDMAMYAWSNNPVFEEGNLWKSDGIPTAANGYSGQNNPGWKNAEYDKLYEQAKVEFNQADRIKLFDRMQAIWNAEVPALPLYFRVNVYTKVPGLVNYTFSAITQYPSWNAANIGWASKGAVEEYKQK comes from the coding sequence ATGAAGAAGACCCTTGCCCTCACTGCTTTCCTGCTCGGCGCGGCCATGGCCGGTCCCGCCAACAACAGCCTCGTCGTCGGTACCTCGCAGGAACCGCCGAACATCTACGATCCCTGGAGCACCAACAACCTCGCCATCACCAGCGAGATCAACGGCTACATGGGTGCGGGCCTGACCTACCAGGACGACAACGGCGAGACCAAGGCCGACATCGCCACCCGCGTTCCCACCCTGGGCAACGGCGACTACAAGGTCGTGAAGGACAGCAAGGGCGACGTGATCCGCAACAGCGTCACGTACACCATCCGCAAGGACGCCAAATGGAGCGACGGGACGCCCATCAAGGTCGCCGACTTCCAGTTCTGGCTGAAGCTGGAAAACGACGACCGCGTGCCCGTGCCCGACCGTGACCCCTGGGACCGCGCGAAGATCACCGTGAACGACGCCGACACCTTCACGATCACCTTCGAGCCGCCCTACCTGTTCGCGGATCAGGTCAGCCCCGGCATGGCCCCCAGCCACGTCATGAGTGCCGCCTGGAACGCCTTCGACGCCAAGACGAAGAACGAGAAGGACGCCAAGGTCATCAACGAGGAGTGGAAGAAGTTCATCGCGTCCTTCACGACCGCCCGCAACCTGCCCAAGGTCGTGGCCGGGCCGTTCAAACCCACCGCGTGGCGCACCGGCAACAGCCTGACCATGACCCGCAACCCGGTGTACTGGAACCAGCCCAAGAACCCCGAGAACTACGTACAGACCGTCACGTACCGCTTCATCCCGAACACGAACACCCTGAAGGTGAACATCCTGTCCGGGCAGCTGGACGCCGTGAGTGCCGTGGGCCTCACCTTCGACCAGGGCGTGGACCTGTCCCGCAACGAGCGCAGCAAGTACAAGACGTACTTCGTGCCCGGCGCCGTCTGGGAGCACATCGACATCAACGCCCGCGGCCAGCGCGCCAAGGACCTCGACCTGGATGACCCGCGCATGCGTCAGGCCCTGCTGTACGCCATCGACCGTGACGCGCTGACCAAGGCGCTGTTCCAGGGTAAGCAGGCCGTGTCCAACAGCTGGATCGGCCCGGTCAGCAAGCTGTACAAGAAAGACGTCAACGACTACAACCTGAACGTCGCCCGCGCCAAGCAGCTGTTCGCGGCGCTCGGCTGGACGCCCGGCAGTGACGGCATCCTGCAGAAGGCCGGGAAGAAACTCAGCCTGAACTTCTCCACGACCTCCGGGAACAGCACCCGCGAACGCGTCCAGCAGATCCTGCAGGCGCAGTGGAAGGCCGTGGGCGTGCAGGTGAACATCCAGAACTACCCCGCCAGCGTCATCTTCGGGCCGGACTTCCTGAGCAAGGGCGAGAGCGGCAAGTGGGACATGGCGATGTACGCCTGGTCGAACAACCCCGTGTTCGAGGAAGGCAATCTCTGGAAGAGCGACGGTATCCCCACTGCCGCCAACGGCTACTCCGGCCAGAACAACCCCGGCTGGAAGAACGCCGAGTACGACAAGCTGTACGAGCAGGCGAAGGTCGAGTTCAACCAGGCCGACCGCATCAAGCTGTTCGACCGCATGCAGGCCATCTGGAACGCCGAGGTGCCCGCCCTGCCCCTGTACTTCCGCGTGAACGTGTACACCAAGGTCCCCGGCCTCGTGAACTACACCTTCAGCGCCATCACGCAGTACCCCAGCTGGAACGCCGCGAACATCGGCTGGGCCAGCAAGGGCGCCGTCGAGGAGTACAAGCAGAAGTAA
- a CDS encoding ABC transporter permease: MGTYALRRVIQMIPLLLVISLLIFALTALQPGDPVDQLVFGNSNITPDDIARLKAAYGLDQPWFTRYFFWLKQAVTGNFGYSQDFGIPALDFVFQSRLPNTLLLTVPALIISTLIAVPLGIFSAVRQYSPLDYILTFFAFLAVSARCSGWAPWPCTSSPSTSRRSPVERCRCRPADWAATSRRKPDGGRCSPTN, from the coding sequence ATGGGAACCTACGCATTACGCCGCGTCATCCAGATGATCCCGCTGCTGCTGGTGATCAGCCTGTTGATCTTCGCACTGACCGCCCTGCAACCCGGCGACCCGGTCGACCAGCTGGTGTTCGGGAACAGCAACATCACGCCCGATGACATCGCCCGCCTGAAAGCCGCGTACGGTCTGGACCAGCCGTGGTTCACGCGGTACTTCTTCTGGCTGAAGCAGGCCGTCACCGGGAACTTCGGGTACTCGCAGGACTTCGGGATTCCCGCGCTGGACTTCGTGTTCCAGAGCCGCCTGCCCAACACGCTGCTGCTGACCGTCCCGGCGCTGATCATCAGCACGCTGATCGCCGTGCCGCTGGGCATCTTCAGCGCGGTGCGACAGTACTCGCCGCTGGATTACATCCTGACGTTCTTCGCGTTCCTGGCCGTCAGCGCCCGGTGTTCTGGGTGGGCGCCCTGGCCCTGTACTTCTTCGCCATCTACCTCCCGCAGATCACCGGTGGAGCGCTGTCGCTGCCGCCCGGCGGACTGGGCGGCGACGTCCCGCCGGAAGCCGGATGGTGGGCGGTGTTCGCCGACAAACTGA
- a CDS encoding ABC transporter permease, whose product MTGGALSLPPGGLGGDVPPEAGWWAVFADKLKYLLLPLMILMLREIAVTLRFMRANMLETLTQDYVRTARAKGLADRRVLYKHALRNAVTPIVTLLGLSIPGLFGGAVITETVFSWPGMGKAILDALVSKDFNVVMVCLMMLAILTVVFQLLTDLAYAVIDPRIRYS is encoded by the coding sequence ATCACCGGTGGAGCGCTGTCGCTGCCGCCCGGCGGACTGGGCGGCGACGTCCCGCCGGAAGCCGGATGGTGGGCGGTGTTCGCCGACAAACTGAAGTACCTGCTGCTCCCCCTGATGATCCTGATGCTGCGCGAGATCGCCGTGACGCTGCGCTTCATGCGCGCCAACATGCTCGAGACCCTCACGCAGGACTACGTGCGCACCGCGCGCGCCAAGGGGCTCGCCGACCGGCGGGTGCTGTACAAGCACGCGCTGCGCAACGCCGTGACGCCCATCGTGACCCTGCTGGGCCTGAGCATCCCCGGCCTGTTCGGGGGTGCCGTCATCACCGAGACGGTGTTCTCCTGGCCCGGCATGGGCAAGGCCATCCTGGACGCGCTGGTCAGCAAGGACTTCAACGTGGTCATGGTGTGCCTGATGATGCTGGCCATCCTGACCGTCGTGTTCCAGCTGCTGACCGACCTCGCCTACGCCGTCATTGACCCCCGGATCCGGTACTCCTGA
- a CDS encoding ABC transporter permease, with the protein MTTLPATAAPAKSRSTMQIALRRLRKHKAAMISLVVIAALILIAIFAPLIAPYDPNEQDLAGIYAPPSAQHVIGQDSLGRDLLSRIIYGSRVSLIVGFTVALFSVALGTLMGLLAGFLGRWVDTAISRFIEVMLSIPELPLQLTISGLFAVSDVPAIAALRENPNSSVFIIVGIFTFFGWMGTARLVRGEVLKLKNLEYVDAARALGANSPRIMFRHLVPNVVAVIIVNGTLAVGGAILGEAALSFLGFGIQPPVSTWGNMLSNANEVVLEHPFIAVYPGLAILITVLAFNFLGDGLRDAFDPKSRL; encoded by the coding sequence ATGACCACCCTGCCTGCCACTGCCGCCCCGGCCAAGAGCCGCTCCACCATGCAGATCGCCCTGCGGCGCCTGCGCAAGCACAAGGCCGCCATGATCAGCCTCGTGGTGATCGCCGCGCTGATCCTGATCGCGATCTTCGCGCCGCTGATCGCCCCCTACGACCCGAACGAGCAGGACCTCGCGGGGATCTACGCGCCGCCCAGCGCGCAGCACGTCATCGGTCAGGACAGCCTGGGCCGCGACCTGCTGTCCCGCATCATCTACGGCAGCCGCGTCAGCCTGATCGTGGGCTTCACCGTCGCGCTGTTCAGCGTCGCCCTCGGTACCCTGATGGGCCTCCTGGCGGGCTTCCTGGGCCGCTGGGTGGACACCGCCATCAGCCGCTTCATCGAGGTCATGCTGTCCATCCCCGAACTGCCCCTGCAGCTGACCATCAGCGGCCTGTTCGCCGTGAGTGACGTCCCGGCCATCGCCGCGCTGCGGGAAAACCCGAACTCCAGCGTGTTCATCATCGTCGGGATCTTCACCTTCTTCGGCTGGATGGGCACCGCCCGCCTCGTGCGCGGCGAGGTCCTGAAACTGAAGAACCTGGAGTACGTGGACGCCGCCCGCGCCCTGGGTGCGAACAGCCCCCGCATCATGTTCCGTCACCTCGTGCCGAATGTCGTCGCGGTGATCATCGTGAACGGCACCCTGGCCGTCGGCGGCGCGATTCTCGGCGAGGCCGCGCTGTCCTTCCTGGGCTTCGGTATCCAGCCGCCCGTCAGCACCTGGGGCAACATGCTCTCGAACGCGAACGAGGTCGTGCTGGAGCACCCGTTCATCGCGGTGTACCCCGGCCTGGCGATCCTGATCACCGTGCTGGCCTTCAACTTCCTGGGGGACGGCCTGCGCGACGCCTTCGACCCCAAGAGCCGCCTGTAA
- the ruvC gene encoding crossover junction endodeoxyribonuclease RuvC, with translation MIVLGIDPGLANLGLGLVEGDVRKARHLYHVCLTTESAWIMPRRLQYIHEEVSRLIAEYRPDAVAIEDQILRKQADVAFKVGQAFGVVQLACAQAGVPVHHYGPMQVKRSLVGTGRAEKEQVIYMVKASLGIRELFNNHAADALALALTHLASAPMQARAAGLALR, from the coding sequence GTGATCGTGCTCGGTATCGACCCTGGACTTGCGAACCTCGGCCTGGGGCTGGTGGAGGGTGACGTGCGCAAGGCCCGCCACCTGTACCACGTGTGCCTGACCACCGAGAGCGCCTGGATCATGCCGCGCCGCCTCCAGTACATCCACGAGGAAGTCAGCCGCCTGATCGCCGAGTACCGCCCGGACGCCGTGGCGATCGAGGATCAGATCCTGCGCAAGCAGGCGGACGTGGCGTTCAAGGTCGGGCAGGCGTTCGGCGTGGTGCAACTGGCCTGCGCGCAGGCGGGCGTACCCGTGCACCACTACGGCCCCATGCAGGTCAAGCGGTCGCTGGTCGGCACGGGCCGCGCCGAGAAGGAACAGGTCATCTACATGGTCAAGGCCAGCCTGGGCATCCGGGAACTGTTCAACAACCACGCGGCGGACGCCCTGGCGCTGGCGCTGACGCACCTGGCGAGCGCACCGATGCAGGCCCGCGCGGCCGGACTGGCGCTGCGCTGA